One window of Nymphaea colorata isolate Beijing-Zhang1983 chromosome 1, ASM883128v2, whole genome shotgun sequence genomic DNA carries:
- the LOC116248111 gene encoding thioredoxin-like: protein MEVCLKASTITTTVCSSLPFPSSARDINGLHNLPTCCRGMKTATLSSSASSLSSSSSSSAPARFAVPAVRTRRASRILCQAQTPTDQVLVVTEQSWNDSVIESTTPVLVEFWAPWCGPCRMIEPVVDELAKEYAGRVACFKVNTDDWPSIATEYGIRSIPTVLLFKNGEKKETVIGAVPKSTLATTIEKYL, encoded by the exons ATGGAGGTGTGTCTTAAGGCCAGCACCATCACTACCACCGTCTGCTCTTCCCTCCCATTCCCTTCTTCCGCCAGGGACATCAACGGCCTCCACAATTTGCCGACATGCTGCAGAGGGATGAAGACGGCAACCCTCTCCTCATCCgcctcctccctctcttcttcttcctcctcttcagcTCCGGCGCGCTTCGCCGTCCCGGCGGTCAGGACAAGGCGGGCCTCGCGCATCCTGTGCCAGGCTCAAACGCCCACCGACCAag TTTTGGTAGTCACTGAACAAAGCTGGAACGACTCGGTGATCGAGAGCACGACGCCGGTGTTGGTCGAGTTCTGGGCTCCCTGGTGCGGGCCGTGCCGGATGATCGAGCCGGTGGTCGACGAATTGGCGAAGGAGTACGCCGGCAGGGTGGCCTGCTTCAAGGTGAACACGGATGACTGGCCCTCCATTGCTACTGAGTATGGAATCAGAAGCATCCCCACAGTGCTCCTGTTCAAGAatggagagaagaaagagaccGTGATAGGAGCCGTGCCCAAGTCCACCTTGGCTACCACCATTGagaaatatttatga
- the LOC116252426 gene encoding mitogen-activated protein kinase kinase kinase 3-like, giving the protein MPAWWTRSSSPKEAKKKKKDADSGKSRRSTERENPNPSHAPAAAVPPAVAFNSSVRSELGLNSGRIPSSFAFEAEQRAGRTHPLPRPSGLSAADPAASFCSDTSDSSTGSSADLGFPIYRNTDGFEIPRDTSSKFGLQSQQQFAEHKQFLSGSPGWEQIRHHNGFNHFVHGSSLGSNNGPSSLKGDSDLSFPVASNYSFSPPRVSTDTRISLSQRRQSTNHSLVPSPNHSLAPSPRARSPGPGSRVHSVSTTPLHSRPGSPRSRQDDSRIQCHPLPLPPNPTSPTQHGSTSCSTSPTAHSSSRGLSSRSSMTYNGSFVKSKWKKGRLLGRGTFGHVYEGFNSENGQMCAIKEVKVISDDQNSKESLRQLSQEISLLSQLSHPNIVQYYGSEMDEDTLSVFLEYVSGGSIHKLLQEYGQFAEPVIRNFTGQILSGLAYLHQRDTVHRDIKGANILVDPNGVIKLADFGMAKHVGSCSCPLSFRGSPYWMAPEVIMNTNGYNWAVDVWSLGCTVIEMATSKPPWIQYEGVAAIFKIGNSKEIPSIPDHISDEGKDFLRQCLQRDPSARPTAAKLMNHPFVRDQGITKEPRIQSYTDHGTSSPYSTHSLSTSPRQTSIQLSNSARMSPMHDGDYKPYRSIGFPISHEISSGALTSRRNMSLPVSPSSSPLRQFKSTMGNGPSGWISPPHLTSVASRGGGYPAEYPILPRVQLNSNHIDPEIYQMMTTPDGSPRVRTEYR; this is encoded by the exons ATGCCGGCATGGTGGACGAGGTCTTCTTCACCGAAGgaggcgaagaagaagaagaaggacgcCGATTCCGGCAAGAGCAGGCGCAGCACCGAACgggaaaaccctaaccctagtcACGCTCCTGCTGCAGCCGTCCCGCCCGCCGTCGCGTTCAATTCGTCGGTGAGGAGCGAACTCGGCTTGAATTCTGGACGTATCCCGTCCAGTTTCGCGTTCGAAGCCGAGCAGCGGGCGGGCCGGACGCACCCGCTTCCTCGGCCGTCGGGGCTTTCTGCGGCGGATCCGGCAGCCTCGTTCTGCTCCGACACCAGCGACAGCTCTACCGGCTCGTCCGCGGATCTAGGGTTTCCGATTTACAG GAACACGGATGGCTTCGAAATTCCACGAGATaccagttcaaaattcggactTCAAAGTCAGCAGCAGTTTGCAGAGCACAAACAATTCCTCTCTGGTAGCCCAGGGTGGGAGCAGATAAGACATCATAATGGCTTTAACCATTTTGTACACGGTTCATCATTAGGCAGCAACAATGGCCCATCTTCTCTGAAGGGAGATTCAGATTTATCCTTCCCAGTTGCTTCTAATTATTCCTTTTCTCCACCTCGAGTTTCTACAGACACAAGAATAAGTCTGTCCCAGAGAAGACAGAGCACCAACCATTCTTTGGTACCTAGTCCGAACCATTCTTTGGCACCTAGTCCTAGGGCAAGAAGTCCGGGTCCAGGTTCACGAGTTCATAGTGTTTCCACAACTCCTTTGCATTCACGGCCTGGATCACCAAGATCGAGACAAGATGACAGCAGAATTCAGTGTCATCCACTGCCACTTCCCCCAAATCCCACCTCACCTACACAACATGGTTCTACTAGCTGTTCTACTTCACCAACAGCACATAGCAGTTCCAGGGGTCTATCTTCAAGAAGTTCAATGACATACAATGGTTCATTCGTCAAGTCCAAGTGGAAGAAAGGAAGATTGCTGGGAAGGGGAACTTTTGGGCATGTTTATGAAGGATTCAACAG TGAAAATGGGCAAATGTGTGCAATAAAAGAGGTCAAAGTAATTTCAGATGATCAAAATTCGAAAGAAAGTCTCAGGCAATTGAGCCAG GAAATATCATTACTTAGTCAGCTCTCTCATCCAAATATCGTACAATATTATGGCAGTGAGATG GATGAAGACACACTATCAGTTTTTCTGGAGTATGTTTCTGGGGGATCCATTCATAAACTACTTCAGGAATATGGCCAGTTTGCAGAACCAGTTATTCGGAATTTCACAGGGCAGATTCTTTCAGGGCTCGCTTACTTGCATCAAAGGGACACTGTCCACAG aGACATCAAAGGAGCTAATATACTAGTTGATCCTAATGGCGTGATTAAGCTTGCAGACTTTGGCATGGCCAAACAT GTTGGTTCTTGTTCCTGTCCACTATCTTTCAGAGGAAGTCCATATTGGATGGCTCCTGAG GTTATAATGAACACCAACGGATATAACTGGGCGGTGGACGTGTGGAGTCTTGGTTGTACAGTTATTGAGATGGCCACATCAAAACCACCATGGATACAATATGAAGGG GTTGCTGCAATATTTAAAATTGGAAACAGCAAAGAGATCCCATCAATCCCTGATCACATATCTGATGAAGGAAAAGACTTCCTGAGGCAATGTCTACAGCGTGATCCATCTGCACGCCCTACTGCTGCAAAACTTATGAACCACCCCTTTGTAAGAGACCAAGGAATAACAAAAGAACCAAGGATCCAATCTTATACAGACCATGGGACTTCTTCTCCTTACAGCACCCATTCATTG TCTACTTCTCCTAGGCAGACAAGTATCCAATTGTCTAACAGTGCAAGGATGTCTCCCATGCATGATGGAGATTACAAACCATACCGTTCAATTGGATTCCCAATCTCACATGAGATCTCAAG TGGAGCATTGACGTCGAGAAGGAATATGTCATTGCCTGTTTCTCCTTCATCAAGCCCACTAAGGCAGTTCAAGTCCACCATGGGGAATGGGCCGAGCGGCTGGATCTCACCACCTCATCTGACATCTGTCGCAAGTAGGGGGGGTGGTTACCCAGCGGAGTACCCGATCCTCCCACGGGTGCAGCTGAATTCGAACCACATCGATCCAGAAATATACCAGATGATGACAACACCAGATGGCTCGCCGAGAGTCCGAACTGAGTATAGGTAA
- the LOC116246338 gene encoding protein REVERSION-TO-ETHYLENE SENSITIVITY1 → MELTDNTVSENPHQRMLDEKWPLPPMDPKRARFPCCIVWTPLPIVSWLAPFIGHVGIAKEDGTILDFAGSNFVNVDNFAFGAVARYIQLDREKCCFPPHLAAHTCKNNYEHAEYGTALTWDDALRSSTQNFQHKSYNLFTCNCHSFVANCLNRFSYGGTMRWNIVNLAVLILFKGKWVNHGAVVRSFLPFIVVLCAGIIVAGWPTVIGLASFSLLLIGWFVFVSYFAKNLIEV, encoded by the exons ATGGAACTAACTGATAATACTGTTTCTGAGAATCCACATCAAAGAATGCTTGACGAGAAGTGGCCACTCCCCCCCATGGATCCTAAAAGAGCCAGATTTCCGTGCTGCATAGTCTGGACTCCTCTTCCTATAGTCTCTTGGTTGGCTCCTTTTATTGGACATGTCGGTATAGCGAAAGAGGATGGGACCATATTGGACTTTGCAGGTTCCAATTTTGTTAATGTGGACAATTTTGCATTTGGTGCAGTGGCAAGGTACATCCAACTTGATAGAGAAAAG TGTTGCTTCCCACCTCACTTGGCTGCGCATACATGCAAAAACAACTATGAGCATGCGGAGTATGGGACAGCCCTTACATGGGATGATGCGTTGCGCTCAAGTACACAAAATTTCCAGCACAAATCCTACAACCTCTTCACGTGTAACTGCCATTCTTTTGTGGCCAACTGTCTCAACCGCTTCTCATATGGGGGAACCATGCGATGGAACATTGTCAATTTGGCAGTCCTCATCTTGTTCAAGGGCAAGTGGGTCAACCATGGTGCAGTTGTCCGGTCCTTTCTGCCCTTTATTGTGGTGCTCTGTGCGGGGATTATAGTGGCTGGCTGGCCAACTGTGATTGGTTTggcatctttctctcttcttctcattGGTTGGTTTGTTTTTGTTAGCTACTTCGCCAAGAATTTGATTGAAGTATAG